TCCATTCGGCGACCGAGGACTCGCTGGTCATCTTAGACGAGGTCGGCCGAGGAACTGCTACCTTCGACGGTATCTCCATCGCCTGGGCGGCCACGGAGTATCTCCACAACGAGGTGCGCGCGAAGACGCTCTTCGCCACGCACTACCACGAACTGACGACGCTCGCCGACCACCTGGAGCGCGTCGAGAACGTCCACGTCGCGGCCGACGAGACGGACGGGGACGTCACCTTCCTCCGGACCGTACGCGACGGCCCCACCGACCGCTCCTATGGCATCCACGTCGCCGACCTCGCGGGTGTCCCCGGCCCGGTCGTCGAGCGCTCACAGGAGGTACTGGACCGGTTGCGCGAGGAGAAAGCGATAGAAGCCAGGGGCAGCGGTGGTGGCGGCACCACCCAGGCCGTCTTCGACCTCTCGTCGGGGACGTTCGGCGGCGGCGGGGACTCGCCGACGAGCGCGGACGGCGGGTCGGCGGCGGGGACGGAGCCGACGCTTTCCGACCGGTTCGGTCCCGACGCCGAAGCCGTCCTGCGCGCGCTCTCGGACCTGGACGTCAACGAGACGCCGCCGGTCGAGCTGATGGCGACGGTCCAGCAGTGGCAGGCAGACCTCGAGGAGGACTGACTGCGCCCGCCGGTCACGACCGCGATAGTTCCTGGCGCAGGAGGCCGCTCCCCCCGACCAGGAACACGAGGCCGCCACCGCCGTACAGGAGCCACTGCCGGGCGTTCAGCGGCGGGCCGTCCATCGCGTCGAGCCGGCCCCGACGGTACTCTGCGAAGGTCGTGTTCTCGCACCGGCGGACGTGGGTCTCGTTCAGTGCCACCCGTTCCTGGCCGAGGCCTGCGTCGGTGAGACGCGACTGGTTCGCCAGGTCGGCACAGCCGGCCTGGAACGTCGCGTATTCCGCCCGGGTGACCGTCGTCGTCACCTCGACGTACGCCAGCCCGCCGAGGATGCTCGCCCCGATGACTGCGACGCCGAGCGCGACCGCGAGCGACCCCCAGTCCCGGTCCTCGCCGGCTCGCTGGTTCGACCCGGGCATCGTTCACTTGCGACTGGTCGGGCCGTCGCTCACCGTTCTCCGCCCGGGCCGAACTCCACGTCCCGCGACTCCGTGTCCCGAAGCTCCTCGTCGACCGACTCGCGCTCGGCGTCGAACTCGGACTCGGGCACCTCGGCGTCGAACTCGGACTCGGGCACCTCGTCGTCGAAGAACCCGAATCTCTCGTCGTCCCGCAGGAGGTAGTCGTTCTCCAGCATCTCCGAGACCATCCGGCCAAGCGAGTCCAGCTCGAGCTCGATCTCGTCGACGTCGCCGACCTCGAGGTCGCGCCGGACCGCCTCGGGGAGCGTCGGCGCCTGATAGCCGACCTCGTCGGTCGTCGGGTCCCAGTAGAAGTCGAACTCGTCGACCAGCTCGTGCTCGGTCACGAGCTCGAAATCGGCCACCAACAGCCCGGTCTGTGTCGTCCACTCCTCGAAGGCGTCGTGCCAGGCGCCGGCCTCGAGTATCTCGGCGACCTCCTCCCGACGGTAGTCGTCCTCCGGTTCCTCGGCCGGTGCGTCGATGGCGCTGTACTCGCTGCGGGGCTGTGGGCCGTGCAGCGACGGCGGGTCGGGGACGGGCACGTCGAGTGACATATCTGGATATTCGTCATTCAGATAGAAATACGCACCGCTGGTGTGGGCACCGACGGCCGGTCACCCCCGCCTCGCGAACGCGAACTCCGTGGACGTCCCCAGCGGGTCGTCGGCCATCTCGGTCCACACCTCGTCGAATCCCGCGTCGCGCAGCTGGTCCAGCGTCGCCTGCCGGCCCGGCGCGGAGAAGAACATCGAGCCGCCCATCCAGCCCCGCCGGACGGTCTCGAACCGGCCGCCGGGGAGTGTCAGCAGGACGAGGCCGTCGGGGCCGAGGACGCGGGCGAACTCGCGGTACACTGCGGGCTGGCGCTCTCTGGGCACGTGGAAGACGGCGTGGTAGGCGGTGACGGCATCGACGCTGTCGTCCGCGACTGGGAGCGCGGTCATCTCGCCCTGCACCAGCCGCGCGTCGGGGACCGTCTCGGCTGCAAGCGCCAGGCTCCGCCGAGAGAAATCGAGGCCGACGCTGCCGGCCGGGAGGTTCGCGAGCGTCCGCGCGCCGTCGCCACAGCCCACGTCCAGCACCGTCGGGGCCGGCGGGAGCTCGGCGAGCAGGTCGTCGATGAGCGCGGCGTCGGACCCGCTCGGGTCGCGGCGTTGAGCGTACGTCTCCGCGACGGCGTCCCAGGCCGCCCGAATCTCGTTTCGGTCCATACCGTCCTGTGGGCCGCGAGACACATCAGCCCACGCATCCCCCAGCGGAACGTTTGTTCCTGTTCGGTCCCGACGGACGGTATGGCAACGCAGCTCTGGTCCGACGCCGTCGGCGCGCTGGCCGACCGGGCCTACGAGCCCGCTGGGGACGCGTACACGCGAGCCGCCTGGGAACGACTGGCTGTCCCCCGTCCAGGGCAGTCGCCGTTCGACGCCGACGAGAAGGGGTGGGTCGGCGAGGGGATCCGGTTTCTCGTGCTGGCTGGCGTCAGCTACCGCGTCGCCGGGCTCCCCGAGCGCGCGACCCACCGCGCCGTCGAGGGCGCGGCCGTCGCTCGGGACTTGCAGCACGCACTCGCCGACCCGGTTCAGCAGGCCTGTCTCGACGAGTTCGTCGCGGACTTCCACACCGTCGGCTCGCTCGACGGGGCGGCGGCGGCCTACGACGACGCCGAGACCGCCTACGCGGACGCCGCCGGGTCGGTCGAGTCGGTCCAGGCCGTGGCGACGACGCCGCTGTTCGAGGCCGCCGCGGCGCCCCTCCAGCAGGTCGCCCGGGGGCTCGCCGACGGCGAAATCGCAGTCGGCTGGGACGACCTGCACGGCCCCGACCCGTCCGACCCGGCGCGCTTCCTCGGTCACCGGGCGGCGTTCAAGCGACAGCGGTTCCCCAGTCTGCTCGCCCGGGCGGTCGACGCCGGGACGCTCGCGGCCCATCGCGGGACGACGGAGTACGACAACGCGAACTTCCGGTGTCCGAACTGCCGGTCGACCGACGTCAACTGGGCGACGGAGCACACGCTCTGTCTGCGCTGTTCGACCCCGATGCGCGAGCGGTGACCGACACCCTGTTCTGTCTACCGACTGGCGGCGAGACACACCTCGACGAGTTCGCTCTTGCGATGGTGGACGTGGAGGTGCGACCGGAGCTGTCCAGGGGCGCCACAGTCGTCGCCACACAGCGGGCAGACCGTCTCGAGGCGGAGGCTCATGTGTGGCGTGAGGGTCCCACTACGGGTAATGATACTACCGGAACGCTCCGGTCCGGGACTGGTCTTTCGGCTACTGCACCCGCGCTCAGAACAGTCCCAGGTCCTTCCCCAGCCGGTCGGTCAGCGCCTCAAGCACCTCGGGGTCCACCTCGGCGACGGCCTCGCCGTCGTGGAGCTGCTCGTTGTGCCGTTCGACGGCCCGTTCGACCTCGTCGAAGGCGACGCTGGTCCGGGTGTCACACTCGGGGCAGACGACCGGAATCTCCGGCAGTTCGTCGTCGCTGGCCATACCCGTCACTCTCAGTGTGGGGCGTCAAATACCGACCGATTCCCGCGCGGTCACTCGAGGACGGATTTCGGTCGCTTCAGGTAGAACTCCTGTTCGGTGACGCGCTCGTACACCGCGTAGAGGGTCTCGACGGCCGATTCTGGGGGCTCGAACCGGACGTGCGGGGCGACGTGGTAGGCCTTGCAGCTGGTCAGGAAGAAGTAGAGGGTCCGGTGGTGGGCCGGTGTGGCGTCGACGACGCCCATCGACGCGCCCCCGAGGTCCTCGGAGAAGTCGTTGAGCATGGTCGCGATGTCGTCGTTGAGCCGCTCGTCGGGCCGCTTGAGCGGGGTCCCGAAGGTCTGTTCGAGGAAGTCACTGGTCGCCCGGACGAACGGGTTCGAGTCCATCCCGCTCGGGTCGACGCGGGCGAACTGCTCGTAGAGGTCGAGCAGCGCCGTCAGCTCGTCGGCGGTGACGGCGACCGGTCGCACCGGGTCGCCCTGCGGGAGCGAGTACTCCGGGAAGGTGTACGACGACGGGTCCGGGACCTTCCCGAACACGGTCTCGAGTGACATGGCTCCGCGTTGGGCCGCGGGGTGTCTAACTGTTGTGCCCGGCGCGAGCGGAGGCTGGGGGTGTCAGGACCGCCGTTCGTCGAGTTCGGCGAGCAGGTTCAGGCCGTAGACGATGTGGAGGACAGAACTCGCTTCGCCGGGTTCGTAGACGAGGTCGTCGTGCGCCCGGACGTGGTCGAGGACGGCCTGCGAGGCGTGTTCCGGCGCCGCCGAGATGCCGGCGTCGGCCTCGGCCACCCACTCCATGACGCGCAGGTCGCTCTTGCTGTCGCCCATCACGATGCCGAAGGGGTCGTCGATGCCCAGCACGTCGAACGCCTCCCGCACGCCGGTGGCCTTGTCGAGTTCCAGGCTGACGAGTTCGACGGCATCGGCCTCGTAGTAGCCCACGTCGATGCGTTCGAGGATATCGAGCACGGCCTCGGGTGCTGCTTCGAGGTCGGCGTCGGCTGACACGCCGGCCTCGGCGAACACGCGGGCCAGCTCCGGGTCGCGTGCGAAGTACGTCCGGGCCAGGGCCGCGGGGTCGTCGATCGACTCCCCGACGGCGTCGGCGACGGCCCGGCCGACGAGCGCACAGAGGTGACAGACGGCTTCGTCGATAACCTCGGCGGCGGCCTCGCTGCCCACTTCGGCGTTGGGCTTCAGCGTGACGTTGAACTCGTTGCCCTGGAGGTGACAGCCGTGGACGACGGACTCGGGGGCGTCGGAGAGCACACGTCCGCGGACCGCGTCGAAGACGGCGACGATCTCGGGGTCGAGTCGCTCGTAGAGCAACCGTTTCGTGTCGGAGCCGTGACCCGGCGTGAAGACGGCGTTCCCCGTCTCGAAGACGATGCTCATGTTCCCCGAGGAGACGACTTCGTTGCCCAGCCCCTGAATCATGAACCCCTTGACGTTCTCTAAGGTCTGGCCCGTCACCACGACGATGGGGACGCCCTGCTCGTGGAACTGGGTCAGGAGGTGGAGCGTGCTCCGGGGGATCTCGTTGTCGGTGTCGCCGGCCGACCGCAGCGTCTCGTCGACGTCCAGCACGAGGACGTTGACGCGCCGGTCGTACTTCGAGTAGAGGTCGAGCGCGGTGAATGCCTCCTCGCGGGTCAGCCGTGCGGCGAGCTCGGCGTAGGTCTCCCCCGTCGTCGGGAACTCCTCGCTGATGGCGGTCTTGCGCTCGTCGAGCTCCGCCCGCACGGCGTCCCACTGGTCGAGGGCGACCGTCGACCGCAGCGGGGGAAAGAGGTCGACGAACTCCTGGTAGGCCCGCAGCGTCTCGGTGTCGGTCGTCTGGTAGAGGTGGTAGAGCTGGTCGTATTTCTCCATTCTCGGTGTTCGGTGTGTCGATGCCGATGTACTTCACTGTACAGCCATCGCGCCGAACGGGAAAACCCGGTCGTTTCGACAGCCTGGACCCGCTGTCTCAGCTCTCGTCCTCGTCGCCCCCGTCGGTCAACGCTTCGAGCTCCTCGTCGTCCTCGGTCGCTTCGTTGAGGAACGACGGCAGATCGTCGTCCGCCTTTGCCTCCGTCTCCTCGACGTCGCTATCTGTCTCTCGCTCGCGGTTCCACGGTGGCATCCGTCCTCTGTCGTGGCACATGGGTGTCCACCGTCGGACGGTACGTCGCGACTCGTGTTAACAGTTTGCAACGTCTACGGGACAGTCTCAAGTCGCCCCGGCCGCTATCCCCGACGACATGCGGGGGACGCCATGACCGACATCCGGCAGCTCGACGACCAGACGGTAGAGCGAATCGCCGCCGGCGAGGTGGTCGAGCGGCCGGCCTCGGTCGTGAAGGAACTGGTCGAGAACGCCATCGACGCCGACGCGAACCGCGTCTCGGTAGCCGTCGAAGCGGGGGGAACCGAGGGCATCCGTATCACCGACGACGGCGTCGGGATGGACCGCGAGGCCGTCCAGCGCGCCGTCGAGAAGCACACCACCTCGAAGATACGCGATATCGCGGACCTGGAAGGTGGCGTCGGCACCTTGGGCTTCCGTGGCGAGGCGCTCCACGCCATCGGCGCCGTCTCGCGGGTGACTATCACGACCCGACCGCGCGGTGGGGACGTCGGCACTGAACTCGTCCTGGAGGGCGGTGAGGTCACCTCGGTCGGCCCAGCCGGCTGTCCCGAGGGGACGACCATCGAGGTCGACGACCTCTTCTACAACGTCCCCGCCCGCCGGAAGTACCTCAAGCAGGCCTCGACGGAGTTCGCCCACGTCAACACCGT
This DNA window, taken from Haloarcula ordinaria, encodes the following:
- a CDS encoding HAD family hydrolase produces the protein MEKYDQLYHLYQTTDTETLRAYQEFVDLFPPLRSTVALDQWDAVRAELDERKTAISEEFPTTGETYAELAARLTREEAFTALDLYSKYDRRVNVLVLDVDETLRSAGDTDNEIPRSTLHLLTQFHEQGVPIVVVTGQTLENVKGFMIQGLGNEVVSSGNMSIVFETGNAVFTPGHGSDTKRLLYERLDPEIVAVFDAVRGRVLSDAPESVVHGCHLQGNEFNVTLKPNAEVGSEAAAEVIDEAVCHLCALVGRAVADAVGESIDDPAALARTYFARDPELARVFAEAGVSADADLEAAPEAVLDILERIDVGYYEADAVELVSLELDKATGVREAFDVLGIDDPFGIVMGDSKSDLRVMEWVAEADAGISAAPEHASQAVLDHVRAHDDLVYEPGEASSVLHIVYGLNLLAELDERRS
- a CDS encoding class I SAM-dependent methyltransferase, whose protein sequence is MDRNEIRAAWDAVAETYAQRRDPSGSDAALIDDLLAELPPAPTVLDVGCGDGARTLANLPAGSVGLDFSRRSLALAAETVPDARLVQGEMTALPVADDSVDAVTAYHAVFHVPRERQPAVYREFARVLGPDGLVLLTLPGGRFETVRRGWMGGSMFFSAPGRQATLDQLRDAGFDEVWTEMADDPLGTSTEFAFARRG